GAATCGGAGCCGGACGTGTCCATTTCAAGCTCTGAAGAAACGATCGAAGAAAGTCTTGAAGAGTTGGCAACAACGACAGCAATGGAAGAAAGGACTACGCCACAGCCGGAAGAGATGGTCTCGAATGAAATTGTTTCCGAGTCTACAACAAGTCGTATAGATACAACAACCATACTTCCAGATGCTGAGGTGGATACGTTACTAGATTCGATGAGCTCTGAAACTGAGACTTTACTTACTTCGGAACGCAAAAATGGCAGCGCCGAGATCACGACCACTTCCTCATCTCTGGAATTGGAATCGCGTGAACGACGAAGAGTCCGTGGCGTTGGGATCAGGGATCCTGTGGTGAGGACTCTGTTAAATGCAAGATCTGCCGAGCCAGAGGTAAAAGTGACGGCAAGATCAGACTTGGTCAACTCGAAAGAAATCGGCGCCGTGTGGATCAACAGAATTGTGGAGTATTCTTTTACTGAGAAAAACGCTGACCGGAGCACGAATTTACTGACAGTTCCAGAACAAGGCGGTGATCAtcaaaatgagaaatctgtcaGCTGGAGTGCAAGTGGTGAAGCTGTACTGGAAGGTGATAGACGAAAGCGTGGAACGAGGAGTCCAAGAAGTTATTTCCCCGGCCATTTTAACATTCCGAAATTTCCAAGTTTCCCTGTCTATCCAGACTCTCCCGGAGCCTCAGGTACGCTACAATTCCGTGAAAATTGCGGCGATCAATATGGAGACGGACACCACACTCCAGAAGAGCAACACGATTTCTCTAATTGCTTGGTTTTCTTTTTAGAGGAAACTTCGTGGACTCGTAAGGTCGGAGGATGGCGAGTGCACTCCTCAAAGCTGGACGAAGTCTCTGAAGATTCGAGTGAACTGACCTTCCTCGTTAACGGGGAAGAGCCAACAGTTGTTTCTGCTGCGACATACACAGTTGTCCTGCCTTTTGCATTCCTGCCATCCCTGCAGGTCTTGGCATTGGAATTTCCTCTGGACGTTAGTTTTTAACTATTCACATTCTGTTTTTTCACTCCACTCCGCCTAGCTGCAGGGTTCTCACGATTTGACTACTGCATCCCTAGGATCCGAGGTACAACATTCTTTTACTTCTGCCAACGGACAGGGATGGGACTCGCCGACTGGCTAAAGAGCTTGAAAGCGTCGGCCTCAGGGAGCTGAGGAAGGAACTACATCCAGCCTGGGTCAGAGCGATTATTCCTTCGTTTATGCTCAAGGGGTTCGTCACTTTAACGTCTTTTCTGCAGCGGGTAAGTCAATAAAAGGCCATTGGTCGCGATCAGTTGTTCAGAATCTGTTCTCTTCTTCGAAATCCTTGGAATTTCCTATAAGCACATCACGCAGCTCACGATCCAAACAACCTATCACGGATTCGTGTGCGATTGCTGACGAAGTGCCTAGTCTAAATTTAGTAACGCATGATGACTGCGTGCTGCTCGTCATACCAAGGTGagaaagaaaacttttctGCTTGTCACGCGTCGTGACCTTTAACCCTGAGACAGTGTTTATACCAAATTGCTCAATTTTAAGTGAATCCGTCCTCGTTGACGAACATCCCGTCCATTACACTTAATTTCCAAGATTATTGTCGCAATTTACGTGTTAAACGCTTGGCATGGGGTACACCTATGTCACAgcagaaaatatttcactaaCTAAATTTCGCCGGAGTTAGTCAcacaaataataaattcgaCATTGAATGGAGTTACAGTACACCTGActctttgattttcaaatgtcACCGATTCCGCTATGCAACTGTATTAAGTACATCAAACATATTTTCATGCGGATTTCCCGTTCTGTGAGCGAAAAGGAAATTCGTCGAACGACGAATCCCTGAAATAGACAACAAGATCTAAAAGGAAATTCAAACTTGTGACATCCAGCCAGCCTCGTAATTTCAAATACTATTCTGAAGAAGCGACTAACAATAATATACAAGCGAAATCACACTCTGAATGCTTCAATGAACCTTCTGCAATTATCCTCGGGATCCGGCTACACCCTTCGAAGATATTACTTAAACTTTTGTATTACCTTACCGGAGACAATTAAATTCCTTTATCAGTGGAACCTTGTTCGAGCTTTTGAGCTTTGACAAGAACCCTTCGTTTGGTCGCAGATTGGGATCAGAGACGTCTTCGAGCCGCGGGATGCCGATTTATCTCCCATGACTGATGACGTGGGCGTTTACGCGCGGGACGTACAGCAGAGCATCGGTGTTAACATACGAAATTACATGAAGCCTGACCGGACGCACTCGAGTGAGTGGAATTATTATCAGGCCGATCTGTCTCCTCCAAGGTTTCTTCCAACCCCCGAGCCACGTCTACGGGTCTTTCGAAACGAGCGTTACGATGCATGGCTTCCGAGCTGGCGGAATTCTTACCAATCTTTTAACCCAGGTCCTATGTTATTAGGTTCTGTAAATattatctattttcattttatcaatcACATCGTTATAAATTGGTAACGGTCTAACTCCACGCTTCTTCTCCTGGAAGTCTTTTTCTTCGAAACTTCATCATATTTAGAAGTGGAATAACTATATTGAAGGTCCGTGCGAGCTGTGAACTACACAACTTGTTTTTTAcgcaagtgaaatttttttaccaaaatcagAAGCTCTCATTGCCAgttattcgttgaaatttacgATGTTTCTCTTGGTGTCCTTCGCCGAGAATTGTTTCACTTCTGACCTTGAATACTTCCACAGGATGGAAGTTGGGGGTTTATTCCTACTTCCCTCTACaactatttatttgttttttggtGAATCAAAACCTCTGTTCTTTCACTGCATAAATGCTTACCTTCTATCTAGCGTGACTGGATAATAGCTGTGATTATAAATGCATTCCCAGCATTGTTGTAAAAGTTGTCGAGTTTAATGGCTGATATCCTGTCCCAAGACCACGTCACACCAGAGAATAGAAACAATCATGCTCTCCAACCAATTTATAGCCTCACATCTCGATTCACCTCATTCTCGATGTTCGATCAAGTGGATGGTATCGCAATCTAAGATCTACTATGATcgtggttttatttttaatcgtgCTATTAGTCACACCATCCTTGACACTCAATCTTATGTTCACAAAGTTTTGACGGCTTATAGAACTCGAGGTAGATGATTCTGTagtcatttaattatttctttttgtgaCCGCAGCGGTCGATCAGCTTCGTAGACTAACAAACCAATCCTATTTCCCTGTGAGGGTATTTCTTTTCCGTTCGTACTCATTTCTCGATCACGAGATACACCACCCGAATCAGCATGACATGAGCGAAACTAGTTTTTGCCACATTTAATGGAATTGAGCATTGACAACCTGACGAATTAATCTTCAGGAAACGGACTTTTCGAGCGGGCTGGACCAGTGAGTTTCGTCGCTGAGCATCCATTCCTCTTTTTCATCATCGATGCGGAGACAAGCGTGTCCTTGATCGCCGGGCGGATAGAAGATCCTGCAAATTCGCGGATTCTCTAACTCCACTGTTCTCGACTTTCGATTCCAGTTCCTTCTATACATAATATCgaattgttttacttttttttcggaaaaaggaaaaacatgGAAGGCTCTgagacagtttttttttttgcaacgaaTCCAAGTAAAAGTATCATGCATTTTgggcattccatgtcaaatcGACTCGGGTTTGACCCTTGACCCCTCCGATTTGCCTtgcgattttttatatgattcgtttgatttttgaaagcattcacttttttcaaaatttgacgaattcGTTTGAATTagttacaatttttgaaacgacCATGTCGTTTGACATAATTTAAAAACCAAATCAGCCAGgtagcaaaattttttaaccttAAGCTGGAGTGGGCCGGCGTtccttttatatttttctcgaaagaatcattttgaaaaactagaAGGAAGAGTCAATTTGTGGCCACCTGTTCAAACATTTTCATGTACAAACCCGAATttgtcagaatttttcaaaatgaacaAATCGTTTATACAATTTAGAAATCTGAAACATTCTTAAAAATCCGGTATTGCATATTAAAATGTTTGAGTAAGCGCCCATAGTAATCTGATTTTtccttttaatatttttaaatgtttttttttggtaaagcTCGACAAAATTTCAAGGGAACACCTACTACGACTCAAGACTCAAAAATGTTGATATCTGACGCAtgatttttcacaattatttcaaattttttaactgtTTCAATCAAtacagttttttaaaaaatttgtatctaATTCAAATTAATCCGAAAAATTTAGTGCTTTTGAGAGTCAAAACAATCATATGAAAAATCGTGAGTCAAATCGGGGAGGTCGAGGGTCAGTCCCAGGTCAATTTGATATGGAATGCCCTGTACACAAATCTTACTAAAGCTTGGCTTATATTCGCGTGTAATTATTATGGGTTTTGAGTATTTTTATCGTAATTTAAATAGGATTCGAATGATGAATAAcgtactatttttttttaacgtaaaTTTATATCATATTTATAATTGCAGCCCAAATTATAAACCGATAATCGAACGAGATAATGCGCGAAAATAATGGTATTTAAAACGGAGGAGTATGAATAGAAGGATATTTATTTGACACAGCTTATAAATAAaagatttatattatataaacaaCTGTATATCATAAATATTTCAGTGATTGTTACAATTAAATATACTTGCGCTATTAATTATTATGATATTGATTCGTAATCAACCATATATAGTTATGCCGTGCTTTATACAGAAAAATGTGTGTTCGTGCGCGTATGTGTGCCGTATAAAAACGTTGAACAAGAAACAAGCTGTATATGTCAAGTATATACTATATAGGTATCTAGTGAGaatgatatataattatttgtaatgtCTTCATTAttgcttatttatttatcattcatGTTCCGGGCAAGACCGCAGCATTTATATGTAGGATAGTTTGGACACCTcactataaaaaaatttaatatattataattttcatttgccactctttttttcattttatactaCCATAAAAATGTCGCCGCAGTTCTATTTCAGTTGCAAAAACCTGCAGCTGGTGTTTTTTAGTACGTGCTTGTACATCGTGTCCGTTATAGCAGGTCATAGTTTATCCAGATGTGAAGATATGGTGGCACGTCACAAAAATATCTAACTTCATTTGAGTTACGAAAAACTATTACAGTCGTGTAAGTTTATCATCGCGATTCAGTCGTCATTGACTGTACAAATTAAATCGATTCTCATTTTCGCTAGGGCATTGgcgaatattattatttgttattataaacTTGGGCGAACTCAACGCTGCCTTTTGGACTTCTCACAACGCGGTTGCGCAagtttttagattttttgtgTATTCGCTAAGCTTACGAAAAACATTCAGGTTCTTCAGACGTGTCTCATTCACTGGGACGTTGTAGATTCCGTTTGAGGTTTCTCCCGTGTTCCTCATGGTGGTAGAGATCAAACTCTTTGTACATGTTACTCGAGCTTCTATGAATCCTCGATTAAGTCACATTTTTGAGGATCCATGGAACAAACTTTGATATCCTCGTACAAACTCCCGGGAGATTTGCTTCCGCGCAACCAATTCCCCAGGATATAATACCGGCAAGAAAGTATCGTCCATCTTTTCCCCGGACCTGAAGAGGTCCCCCAGAATCACCctggaaaaatttatcactgATATCAAGAACTCTTCGATTTCACCCTCTGTTACTCAGAAAATACTGAAGGATCTTGAACTGACCTGGCAAGAATCCTGTCCTCCGGTCTCGTGACCTGCGCAGAGGAAGATGTCGGGAATGAATTCGTGTCTACCCGCTCTTAGGAACATTGACTTGCACTTGTCGTTGCTAACGATTGGTACAGAAACCTggaataaaaatcgataaacATAACTAACCATGGAGATCCAAAACATTGAGATGCAGAGTCTGACTGTAGATTAATTTTAGCGTTTGTACCTCCTGGAGAACGGAAGGAAGCGTTCCTCCTTCGCTGAGACGGCCCCACCCAGTAACGGTAGCGTTTTCGCCAATGAGAAGATCGTCAGATGCGGGTAAACAGATTGGCGATATATGAGGAGCAAACGTCAGCGAAGTCTCGAGACGCACAAGGGCGAGGTCGTACTCGTAGGTGAAGAAGTTGTACTTGGGGTGCACGACCTTCCGAGCCACAGCTCTTTCCACGAAGGGCAGCCGCTCCTGGACTGACGAGAAGTCGTACTCGCCGACGCGGATACGTATCTGGGACGTTAGCAGACTGAAACGAGTGAACGAATTAGCGTCAAAAAGGTGGCAATCGGCTGCTATTACTTTGAATGCTCGAAATTGCATTGTGAAGGACTCCCTTtggattattaattaattaccacTCACTCGTCGACGCAGTGACCAGCGGTCGCGATCCAGTTTTCGTTGAGAACAGCACCACCGCACCTGTGGGTGCTGGAGAATCCGAAGAAGGAGGTTCTCCGCACGGAGACCTGCCAGGGCCATCTTCCGAAAGGGGCATCCTTACCGCCAACAATTCGAGTCTCGGGTCGTGGAAACAGCGGGGGAACTCCACACTGCGTTTCTTTGTTGTCGGAAATTGCAGACACTGTCATCACGGTGCCTGGTATCCTCTTCGTCGTCAAGGTTGGTGCTGAAGAATACGACACCGTTGTCGCGGGTTTCTCAGTAGTCGTGGTCGTAGTTGTGGATGTCGTGGTACTGCTCGTCGTACTCGTGCTCGTGGGCGTTGTCGACGCGTTGGTCTTCTTCGTGGGCTTTGATTTCGTTGACGTTTCCACGTAAGACGTCGTAATGTAGTGAGCTGCTCCCATTGGTTTTTCATATACTGAACTCTGAAACATGATGCTTCAATATTACTCTGACAATGGTATTTCcaagaaacaaaacaaataaaaaaaaatgaaactcattcttatttgttttttcgctCTGACCTCGTAGGGTTTGTTCGGACTTGTGGGTCTCGTGGGTCTCTGGGATCCAGCAGGTTTTGAAGGGAAGCTATGGGGTCCATTGCTCAGCCAAGACGGATCGTCGGTCCAATGAGGTTTGAGGGAGGGTTGTGGAGGAGTCCAGCTATTTTCGGACCAGATTTGAGGACTAGAAGCAGTGGGTCTGGCAGCTTCAAGAATCGCAGGGGGTCTGCTGGTTGCAGGTTTATGTTTGGTAATAAAAGCTGGTTCTGTGGTCACTTGCCAATGAACTGATGGCTGAGTGAGCCCGGCTGTGCTAcaatcaaatcaaattttcagtgtAGCTTGACGTTTCCCGAGTGAAATCATCGTTCAGGTCTTATTGATGGCAAAATGTGTTCAAAAGATAATTGATTATACCCGGTCATTTGACTGCTGTAGTACGTTGGTCGTACGGTACTTGTGGGTTTCCCTGGTATCCTGTCGAATTGCGGCTTAGACACAAAGTTCGGCCTATCGCTAGGTTGACTCTGATGAGAGATATACGTTCCGGGTCGGTAGGTACTTGTTTTTACAGAGAAGTGAGGTTTTGAGTAGTCTGTCGACGGCTTGTGAGACGCCGCAGGCTTCGTGGCCCACTGGGGACGTTCGGTGTGTATGTAGTTTGGACTGTGCAGTTGGACTCCGACTTCTGTATCCTAGAAACAAAGAGTGTTAGCTTTGACGCATAAAAGGGTCATGGCCTGCTAATAGATTCATTGGAAAGATCTTTGGCTTACGTCTTCATTGGCCAATTCAACGCTGGGTCGGTGAATCGTCGCCTGAACGACAAGGTCAGCATCTCCGGTTTTTCCATCATCAGGTCGTGACTCCGAGGGTCGTTGAGCGGTCGAAGGCTTCTGGTCATACCCAGGCCTGTGGGGCCTTGCCGGCAGGCTAGGAACTCTGCTCGGAAGTTTTACGATCAACGTGTTGTGAGAGTTGTCCACTTTGTCGCTGGGCCCGGTTGCTTCGTGCTGCATCGAGTGTCCAGGACTTTGggtcttcgttttcgagtcaTCCGCCTGAGTCACCAGCAGACTGCCGGATACCGTGGGTAGACCGTTACTTAGCGAAGGATTCCTCACACCCTGCGGGCGGGAGCCCTGAGCTGTAGGGTCGAGTCTATTGTCTTGGTTCGCGTTGGGCTTGGCGTAAGGTCTCTTCTGAGCTGGTCTGGGTCGCTGCAAATTCGGCCTTTGGGCTCCCTGCGCGCTTCCACTCGAGGCACTCGCGACGTTCTGGGGCCTCGGCAACGAAGTCGTCGACTGGCTCTGCTGATGTAAATACGGCGAGCTTGGGGACGTCGGCCTTGTGGGTGCGGCGGACAAAGCCTCTGCAAGCGATGGCCGCGGAGGTGGACTCCCCGCGAACCCTGGATCAGCGTTGACATTGTTCGTTGTGGCGTTATGAACACAGCAGCTCCCGAACATGAAGGTATCTACGCAGACCCCCACGTGATTGCCCTCCGACTTGATGCATTCCCAGACGAACATACAGGTCCCCTCATCACCCCCGGGTTCAGGTCCCTTGCACGGCTTCGGACTGATCTTGTAACCTGTTAGaattcgacaaattttcaaaaaaaaatgtccttgCTAGTATGGAGGATTATATATAGAGTCTAGGTTGTTCGCAAAGAATAGAGCAATTCCCGGTGAAAT
This genomic stretch from Neodiprion pinetum isolate iyNeoPine1 chromosome 6, iyNeoPine1.2, whole genome shotgun sequence harbors:
- the LOC138191140 gene encoding uncharacterized protein isoform X2, whose translation is MWILCLALLYTAATRVQGYGSSWHDLPASQAPPFQRPVDVMTDVINDLGVRILQQYGETGRYGNVAFSPTGIGFVLAALYEGSAGPGHEQIVHALDLPQEKDITRIGLRDIHRRLRSYLSPDGFLGGLTLNRDNTKLRPEYENVLKFLGFDVASRANGSTENSTSATLPETMAEAPTTPSDPSSLPATTPITVDVSETTESSTIITTSVGEDFGEASTSSSNMPTTIIASTEELTTATSDVDTTTRMITTETIPAPTITVSEMVDNSGEELTTISSTLPIPTTTQLLTTTLQASSALTEALIDETTELVSLTTMSVTVDTPVMVTKDATTEVVMQTTLASVEQVADTTTLGSTTVNTEATIPGESTTPMVPEVDAVTESTSTVTIDLEEDGSENESEPDVSISSSEETIEESLEELATTTAMEERTTPQPEEMVSNEIVSESTTSRIDTTTILPDAEVDTLLDSMSSETETLLTSERKNGSAEITTTSSSLELESRERRRVRGVGIRDPVVRTLLNARSAEPEVKVTARSDLVNSKEIGAVWINRIVEYSFTEKNADRSTNLLTVPEQGGDHQNEKSVSWSASGEAVLEGDRRKRGTRSPRSYFPGHFNIPKFPSFPVYPDSPGASEETSWTRKVGGWRVHSSKLDEVSEDSSELTFLVNGEEPTVVSAATYTVVLPFAFLPSLQVLALEFPLDDPRYNILLLLPTDRDGTRRLAKELESVGLRELRKELHPAWVRAIIPSFMLKGFVTLTSFLQRIGIRDVFEPRDADLSPMTDDVGVYARDVQQSIGVNIRNYMKPDRTHSSEWNYYQADLSPPRFLPTPEPRLRVFRNERYDAWLPSWRNSYQSFNPGNGLFERAGPVSFVAEHPFLFFIIDAETSVSLIAGRIEDPANSRIL
- the LOC138191140 gene encoding uncharacterized protein isoform X1 gives rise to the protein MWILCLALLYTAATRVQGYGSSWHDLPASQAPPFQRPVDVMTDVINDLGVRILQQYGETGRYGNVAFSPTGIGFVLAALYEGSAGPGHEQIVHALDLPQEKDITRIGLRDIHRRLRSYLSPDGFLGGLTLNRDNTKLRPEYENVLKFLGFDVASRANGSTENSTSATLPETMAEAPTTPSDPSSLPATTPITVDVSETTESSTIITTSVGEDFGEASTSSSNMPTTIIASTEELTTATSDVDTTTRMITTETIPAPTITVSEMVDNSGEELTTISSTLPIPTTTQLLTTTLQASSALTEALIDETTELVSLTTMSVTVDTPVMVTKDATTEVVMQTTLASVEQVADTTTLGSTTVNTEATIPGESTTPMVPEVDAVTESTSTVTIDLEEDGSENESEPDVSISSSEETIEESLEELATTTAMEERTTPQPEEMVSNEIVSESTTSRIDTTTILPDAEVDTLLDSMSSETETLLTSERKNGSAEITTTSSSLELESRERRRVRGVGIRDPVVRTLLNARSAEPEVKVTARSDLVNSKEIGAVWINRIVEYSFTEKNADRSTNLLTVPEQGGDHQNEKSVSWSASGEAVLEGDRRKRGTRSPRSYFPGHFNIPKFPSFPVYPDSPGASEETSWTRKVGGWRVHSSKLDEVSEDSSELTFLVNGEEPTVVSAATYTVVLPFAFLPSLQVLALEFPLDDPRYNILLLLPTDRDGTRRLAKELESVGLRELRKELHPAWVRAIIPSFMLKGFVTLTSFLQRIGIRDVFEPRDADLSPMTDDVGVYARDVQQSIGVNIRNYMKPDRTHSSEWNYYQADLSPPRFLPTPEPRLRVFRNERYDAWLPSWRNSYQSFNPGPMLLGNGLFERAGPVSFVAEHPFLFFIIDAETSVSLIAGRIEDPANSRIL
- the LOC138191140 gene encoding uncharacterized protein isoform X3; the encoded protein is MWILCLALLYTAATRVQGYGSSWHDLPASQAPPFQRPVDVMTDVINDLGVRILQQYGETGRYGNVAFSPTGIGFVLAALYEGSAGPGHEQIVHALDLPQEKDITRIGLRDIHRRLRSYLSPDGFLGGLTLNRDNTKLRPEYENVLKFLGFDVASRANGSTENSTSATLPETMAEAPTTPSDPSSLPATTPITVDVSETTESSTIITTSVGEDFGEASTSSSNMPTTIIASTEELTTATSDVDTTTRMITTETIPAPTITVSEMVDNSGEELTTISSTLPIPTTTQLLTTTLQASSALTEALIDETTELVSLTTMSVTVDTPVMVTKDATTEVVMQTTLASVEQVADTTTLGSTTVNTEATIPGESTTPMVPEVDAVTESTSTVTIDLEEDGSENESEPDVSISSSEETIEESLEELATTTAMEERTTPQPEEMVSNEIVSESTTSRIDTTTILPDAEVDTLLDSMSSETETLLTSERKNGSAEITTTSSSLELESRERRRVRGVGIRDPVVRTLLNARSAEPEVKVTARSDLVNSKEIGAVWINRIVEYSFTEKNADRSTNLLTVPEQGGDHQNEKSVSWSASGEAVLEGDRRKRGTRSPRSYFPGHFNIPKFPSFPVYPDSPGASEETSWTRKVGGWRVHSSKLDEVSEDSSELTFLVNGEEPTVVSAATYTVVLPFAFLPSLQVLALEFPLDDPRYNILLLLPTDRDGTRRLAKELESVGLRELRKELHPAWVRAIIPSFMLKGFVTLTSFLQRIGIRDVFEPRDADLSPMTDDVGVYARDVQQSIGVNIRNYMKPDRTHSRNGLFERAGPVSFVAEHPFLFFIIDAETSVSLIAGRIEDPANSRIL
- the LOC124221736 gene encoding serine proteinase stubble translates to MRWLGYVATILWWSGIARSLSTLNRGHSYKISPKPCKGPEPGGDEGTCMFVWECIKSEGNHVGVCVDTFMFGSCCVHNATTNNVNADPGFAGSPPPRPSLAEALSAAPTRPTSPSSPYLHQQSQSTTSLPRPQNVASASSGSAQGAQRPNLQRPRPAQKRPYAKPNANQDNRLDPTAQGSRPQGVRNPSLSNGLPTVSGSLLVTQADDSKTKTQSPGHSMQHEATGPSDKVDNSHNTLIVKLPSRVPSLPARPHRPGYDQKPSTAQRPSESRPDDGKTGDADLVVQATIHRPSVELANEDDTEVGVQLHSPNYIHTERPQWATKPAASHKPSTDYSKPHFSVKTSTYRPGTYISHQSQPSDRPNFVSKPQFDRIPGKPTSTVRPTYYSSQMTGTAGLTQPSVHWQVTTEPAFITKHKPATSRPPAILEAARPTASSPQIWSENSWTPPQPSLKPHWTDDPSWLSNGPHSFPSKPAGSQRPTRPTSPNKPYESSVYEKPMGAAHYITTSYVETSTKSKPTKKTNASTTPTSTSTTSSTTTSTTTTTTTEKPATTVSYSSAPTLTTKRIPGTVMTVSAISDNKETQCGVPPLFPRPETRIVGGKDAPFGRWPWQVSVRRTSFFGFSSTHRCGGAVLNENWIATAGHCVDDLLTSQIRIRVGEYDFSSVQERLPFVERAVARKVVHPKYNFFTYEYDLALVRLETSLTFAPHISPICLPASDDLLIGENATVTGWGRLSEGGTLPSVLQEVSVPIVSNDKCKSMFLRAGRHEFIPDIFLCAGHETGGQDSCQGDSGGPLQVRGKDGRYFLAGIISWGIGCAEANLPGVCTRISKFVPWILKNVT